From a single Dendropsophus ebraccatus isolate aDenEbr1 chromosome 8, aDenEbr1.pat, whole genome shotgun sequence genomic region:
- the DNASE2B gene encoding deoxyribonuclease-2-beta isoform X2 gives MSGLGLLSGLCIFSVCLVTCEITCRNEDGDPVDWFVVYKLPKRLINETYGSGLDYLYLDSKSQGWQVSKFLINMTQGAMGHVLQQLYQSYHRNDTAYMLYNDSPPTINSSFTKKGHSKGALLFDSYQGFWLVHTVPHFPPFPEDGFGYPDTGRRYGQVALCVTYRYDQFRQIAAQLLYYNPNVYNCSIPDMYQQDLWGLYRICLGLQFPWIEATRLASLESAQGEIFLNFAKSKYFQDDILTAWMAQKLQTDLLTETWRPTGTEVPSNCSLPWHVYTIKRIKLLNHSFYSYYDHSKWAVSRCGKDMWTCIGDLNRYPNQIWRSGGFMCTQSKIIYAAFWNIVAYYSDCGKYI, from the exons GTTTGTGGTGTATAAGTTACCAAAACGTCTAATAAATGAGACGTATGGATCTGGACTGGACTATTTGTATCTCGACTCAAAGTCACAGGGATGGCAAGTCAGCAAATTCCTCATCAACATGACCCAGGGAGCGATGGggcatgttctgcagcagctctatcAGTCATACCAT AGAAACGACACGGCATACATGTTATATAATGATTCTCCGCCGACCATAAACAGCTCCTTCACAAAAAAAGGCCACTCCAAGG GAGCTCTTCTCTTTGACAGCTATCAGGGATTCTGGCTTGTTCACACCGTACCACATTTCCCCCCATTCCCAGAAGACGGCTTTGGATATCCTGATACTGGTAGAAGATACGGACAAGTCGCCTTATGTGTGACCTACAGATATGACCAGTTTAGACAGATCG CCGCCCAGTTGTTGTATTACAATCCAAATGTCTACAACTGTTCCATCCCCGATATGTATCAACAAGATCTGTGGGGCCTGTATAGAATCTGTCTAGGACTGCAATTCCCTTGGATAGAGGCTACCAGACTTGCTTCACTGGAGTCGGCCCAAGGAGAAATAtttctgaactttgcaaagtCCAAGTACTTCCAAGATG ATATCTTAACAGCCTGGATGGCTCAGAAACTGCAGACGGATTTATTAACGGAAACATGGCGGCCAACGGGAACAGAGGTTCCATCAAACTGTTCTCTGCCCTGGCATGTATACACCATCAAAAGAATCAAACTCCTGAATCACTCCTTCTACTCCTACTATGATCACTCCAAATGGGCTGTCTCCAGATGCGGTAAAGATATGTGGACGTGTATTGGAGACTTGAACCGATACCCTAATCAGATATGGAGAAGTGGAGGCTTTATGTGCACCCAAAGCAAGATCATTTACGCAGCATTTTGGAATATTGTGGCGTATTACAGTGACTGTGGAAAATACATTTGA
- the LOC138798845 gene encoding peptidyl-prolyl cis-trans isomerase-like 1, producing the protein MAGIPPDNWRPATICLDTTMGAITVELYWDHAPRTCKNFAELARRGYYNGTKFHRIIKDFMVQGGDPTGTGRGGGSIYDGKHFADELHPELKFTGAGILAMANAGADTNGSQFFLTLAPSQWLDGKHTIFGRVYQGIGTLNRLGMVETDSQDRPLDEVKILRAYPQ; encoded by the coding sequence ATGGCGGGGATCCCACCGGATAACTGGCGGCCGGCCACCATCTGCCTGGACACCACCATGGGCGCCATCACGGTGGAGCTGTACTGGGATCACGCTCCCCGGACTTGTAAGAACTTCGCGGAGCTCGCCCGGCGCGGCTACTATAATGGCACCAAGTTCCATCGTATCATCAAGGACTTTATGGTGCAGGGCGGGGACCCCACGGGCACCGGGCGGGGAGGCGGCTCCATCTATGACGGGAAGCACTTCGCCGATGAGCTGCACCCGGAGCTGAAGTTCACCGGGGCCGGTATCCTCGCCATGGCCAATGCCGGAGCGGACACCAATGGCAGCCAGTTCTTCCTCACCCTGGCCCCGTCCCAGTGGCTGGATGGGAAGCACACCATATTCGGGCGGGTGTACCAGGGGATCGGGACCCTGAACCGGCTGGGGATGGTGGAGACCGACAGCCAGGACCGGCCGCTGGACGAGGTCAAGATCCTCCGGGCCTATCCGCAGTGA